AGGGCCTGCCCAACCTCTGTAGGACTTTCAGCCAGGGCAATGAGCAAATGCTCGGTCGAAACGTACTCGTCCTTAAGCAAATCAGCTTCGGCTAGGGCCCGGTCGAACACTTTTTTGAGATCACTACCCAGGTACTGACCCGAGACCGAAGCCCCATGCACGACAGGCAACTTGGCCAGCGCCTGATCTGCCTTGGTGTTTAAATACGCTAAGCTGGCTCCAAGGCGCTGCAAGATGGAAACGACCGTGCCTTGAGGATCGCTCAGCAACGCCTTGAGCAGGTGCGGGGGCTCCAACGCTTGATGGTTTTTTTGAGCAGCAAGCTCTAAGGCCTGCTGCACGGCTTCTTGAGCCTTTACGGTAAACTTTTGCAGGTTCATCGGTTAAATCCCAAGGTTTTGCGCTACCTGACACGTTGTCTGGCTTGTGCATGGCCGATGGTTTCACGAAAAATGTACCGATTGACAGGATGGCAGAATCGCTCAGCTGGTGTGCAAGCGAGCGCGTAGCAACCGGGCGGAATTGCCCAGAATGCCCAGATCTGGCAGCGACTGGGCGGCCGCCGCCAGCACGGGTGGCAGATAGCCCAGCGCGGCGAGCGTGACTCCGACCAGGTTGTAGAGTGCCGTAAAACCGAGGTTGACGGCAATGGTGCGGCGTGTGCGTCGGGCCAGCCGGAACAGGGCGGGCAGCTGGCGCCAGTCGTCGCGGAGCAGCACGAGGGCGGCCGTGTCGAGCGCCACGTCGGTGCCCGAGCCCATGGCGATGCCCACGTCGGCCTGCATGAGGGCCGGGGCGTCGTTGACGCCGTCGCCGATCATCACGACCGTGTGGCCCCGGGCCTGGTATTCCCGGACGATGCGGATCTTGTCGTCGGGCAGCAGGCCGGCCCGGCAGCGCAGGCCCAGCCGGCGGGCCAGCGGTTCGGCCGCGCGGGGATGATCGCCGGTGAGCAGTTCCAGATGGTGCACGCCCAGCGCTCGGAGTGCCTCCAGCGCCTCGCGGAGGCCCGGCCGCTCGGTGTCGGCAGCGGCCAGCAGCGCAGCCGGTCGGCCGTCCACTTCCATGAGAATGAGCGTTTTGCCCTCGGCCGCCAGCCGGGCAGCTTCCGGGAAGGCGTCGGGTTCGGACAGCCGCCGCAGGCGCACCCGGTGGCCGTCGATGCGGGCTTCGATGCCGATGCCCGGCAACGGACGGGCTTCGTCGGGGCGACGTAACGGCAGGCCGCGTGTGCGCGCCGCTTCGCGAATGGCTTCGGCCAGCGGATGCTCCGAGGCGTACTCGGCCGTGGCGGCCAGCGCCAGCAGCGCGTCCGGCGCCTGACCGTCGAGCGGCACCAGGTCGGTGAGCCGGGGACGGCCAAGCGTGAGCGTGCCGGTTTTGTCGATCAGGACCACGTCGGCGCGGGCCAGCGCTTCCAGGTAACGGCCGCCTTTGATCACAACCCCCTGGCGGGCGGCCGCCCCAATAGCAGCCAGCACAGCCACAGGCGTAGCCAGGGCAAACGCACAGCTGCAGGCCACGACGAGGACCGCTACGGTGGCCATCACATCGCCGCGCAGCAGGTAGGTACCCAGTGCCAAGGCCGCCACCACCGGCAGATAGTAGGCCGAAAAGCGATCGGCCAGGCGCTCGGTGGCGCTTCGGTTTGCCTCGGCGGTTTCGACCAGGTGCAGGATGCGGCCGAACGTGGTAGCAGCGCCCGTGCGGGTGGCCTTCAGGCGCAGGTAGCCCTGGCGAACGAGCGAGGCGGCCAGCACGGCATCGCCCGGACCCACCTCGGCGGGCATCGACTCGCCTGTGAGCGCCGCGGTGTCGAGCGTGGCCGTTCCTTCCAGCACTTCGCCGTCGACCGGCACGCGCTCGCCCGGACGCACCAGCACCACGTCGCCCGGCTGCACGGCTTCGGCGGGCACTTCGAGCAGCTCGCCGTCGCGCTCCACGCGGGCCGTACGCGGCATCAGTCGGTTCAGCCCCCGCAATGCGCTTCGGGCCTGCTCCGTCGTGAAGCGCTCTACGTAGTCGCCGACCCGCATGAAGAAGACTACGACGGCAGCTGTGGGCCATTCGCCAATAAGTAGCGCAGCCAGTGCCCCTACGCTCATGAGCGTGTAGGCCAGAATGCGCCCCTGAAGCAACGCCTGCACCACCTGACGGAACACCGGATAGCCCATCAAGACAACCAGCGCAATCCCGACAGGCAAGGGTACGCGGGCGGTGAGCTCCTCAAAGAGTCCCAGCCATTCGCCCAGCACCACGACCGTCAGCACGGCGCCAAACAGAAAGGCCAGCAGGCCGGCCACGCGACGCGCCGGGGGCGCAGTCGGTGCAGGCGTTTCGGTGCGGGGTACCCGATAGCCGGCGGCCTCGACGGCCCGGCGGAGGGCGTCCGGCTCCGGCGGGTGGGCCGGATCCAGCTCCAGCACCGCCTTTTGCGCCGCCAGCAGCACCTCGACGCGGCAGACGCCCGGCACCTGCTCGAGCGCCCGGGCCACGTGGCGCGCGCATTCGGCGCAGTCCATGCCTTCGACGGGTAGCTCGATCGTCTTCATGGCACGTTGTAGTTTCATGGCACGTTGTAGTTTCATGGCACGTTGTAGCGTGTGCAGTGATAAACGCCTCGGGCTACGTCGGCCAGCACCTGTTCGGCCAGCTGCAGCAGCTCGGCGATGCGCTCGTCGCTGAGCCGGTAGACCACGAAGCGCCCCCGACGGCTGCGCCGCACCAGCCCGCAGTCGAGCAGGCAGCGCAGGTGGTTAGAAACATTAGGTTGCGTGAGTCCCGTGGCCTCTACCAAGGCCGTGACCGTTTGCGGCCCCTGGCGTAGCACCTCGAGAAGAACCAGCCGCGACGGATCGGCAAAACCCCGGAAAAGTTTGGCTTTGAGGGCAACAGCCGTTGATGCTTTTTCTAAAAGCATTGCAGGATTTTTAAATTTACATATCAAAATTTAATGATATAAAAATAATAACGCAAGTAGTAAATGCAGGCTTAATGACAATGCATGTTACCCTTCTGGGAAAGTCCAACCGTTGTGGTAGGTGGGGCGCACGTAAGCTTGGGCTTCAGGGTCGTCGAGGATCTGTTTTCGTGCAGCGTCCCAGCGCAGCATGCGTCCGGTGCGATACGCAATGTTGCCCAAATGCGCGTTCACGGCAGCAACGGCGCCGGCGTGCACGTCGCAGGCTAAGCGAGTGGGGTCGTTGGCCTTGATCGCTTCGATAAAGTTTTGCACATGAAAAGCCAGGTAGTCCCCCTGGCGGGTTTGGCGTGGCATGGCTTCCATGCGGTAGACACGCCGACCATCTTTCAGGTCAGTTTCTGGGAGGAGTTCCCAGCCATCGCGGTTGACGACGAGCGTTCCGTTGTTGCCGATGAAAGCGATGCCTTCGCTACGGCCGTAGTTGCCGCCGTCGATACCGGTAGCGTGTTCCCACAGGAGCGTAAACGTGTCGTAGGCAAAGAGGGCCTGTAGTGT
This Rhodothermus bifroesti DNA region includes the following protein-coding sequences:
- a CDS encoding ArsR/SmtB family transcription factor, translated to MLLEKASTAVALKAKLFRGFADPSRLVLLEVLRQGPQTVTALVEATGLTQPNVSNHLRCLLDCGLVRRSRRGRFVVYRLSDERIAELLQLAEQVLADVARGVYHCTRYNVP
- a CDS encoding heavy metal translocating P-type ATPase, which encodes MKTIELPVEGMDCAECARHVARALEQVPGVCRVEVLLAAQKAVLELDPAHPPEPDALRRAVEAAGYRVPRTETPAPTAPPARRVAGLLAFLFGAVLTVVVLGEWLGLFEELTARVPLPVGIALVVLMGYPVFRQVVQALLQGRILAYTLMSVGALAALLIGEWPTAAVVVFFMRVGDYVERFTTEQARSALRGLNRLMPRTARVERDGELLEVPAEAVQPGDVVLVRPGERVPVDGEVLEGTATLDTAALTGESMPAEVGPGDAVLAASLVRQGYLRLKATRTGAATTFGRILHLVETAEANRSATERLADRFSAYYLPVVAALALGTYLLRGDVMATVAVLVVACSCAFALATPVAVLAAIGAAARQGVVIKGGRYLEALARADVVLIDKTGTLTLGRPRLTDLVPLDGQAPDALLALAATAEYASEHPLAEAIREAARTRGLPLRRPDEARPLPGIGIEARIDGHRVRLRRLSEPDAFPEAARLAAEGKTLILMEVDGRPAALLAAADTERPGLREALEALRALGVHHLELLTGDHPRAAEPLARRLGLRCRAGLLPDDKIRIVREYQARGHTVVMIGDGVNDAPALMQADVGIAMGSGTDVALDTAALVLLRDDWRQLPALFRLARRTRRTIAVNLGFTALYNLVGVTLAALGYLPPVLAAAAQSLPDLGILGNSARLLRARLHTS